Proteins encoded together in one Prunus dulcis chromosome 3, ALMONDv2, whole genome shotgun sequence window:
- the LOC117622029 gene encoding protein transport protein Sec61 subunit gamma-like: LGRANCNRGVLPLYKNPCFLPNQLLTQILVRVLLSETLTKTKIKSWEFVGRKKKKLDAIDSVFDPLREFSKDSVRLVKRCHKPDRKEFTKVAVRTAIGFVVMGFVGFFVKLIFIPINNIIVGSG, encoded by the exons CTGGGACGCGCAAATTGCAATCGAGGGGTGTTACCATTGTATAAAAACCCCTGTTTCCTCCCAAATCAGCTCCTAACTCAAATTCTTGTTCGTGTTCTGCTCTCTGAGACTctgaccaaaacaaaaataaaatcttggGAATTCGtcggaagaaaaaaaaaaaaattggacgCCATTGATTCAGTGTTTGATCCGCTAAGAGAATTCTCCAAGGACAGCGTTCGCCTCGTCAAGCGCTGTCATAAACCCGACCGCAAAG AGTTCACAAAGGTGGCGGTCCGTACGGCTATCGGGTTCGTGGTCATGGGGTTCGTTGGCTTCTTCGTGAAGCTCATCTTCATCCCGATCAACAACATCATCGTCGGATCTGGTTAA